A genome region from Magnolia sinica isolate HGM2019 chromosome 8, MsV1, whole genome shotgun sequence includes the following:
- the LOC131254300 gene encoding basic leucine zipper 19-like has protein sequence MAEERKGLPPRSPRVLPTTGYLTHNRKQHLPVTWLGVDGSRSAPVNVSHRISAGGSGSLMGKPVNKVLVDELKIGGGSFIASKEVQPSPAVGKNPATENPTTPMTSTSSEPKSVSDEKGEVIGSSSKNNVGVGSPSKKGPKMDSHEDSKRLKRIQANRLSAQRSRIKKMQYISELEQKVDALQVRIGLLSPQVGYFDNQRLALNVENNAMRRRISSLMHEKVFKDAQFHVLQRDGERLRELYLLQQQQQQQEQQQQQEQEQQEEPMMGFPATEQTQSFNMRTDPLSFIYD, from the exons ATGGCGGAGGAGAGGAAGGGATTGCCACCAAGGAGCCCAAGAGTGCTGCCCACAACCGGATATCTGACCCACAACCGGAAGCAGCACCTTCCCGTCACATGGCTTGGAGTAGATGGATCCAGGTCAGCACCGGTGAACGTGTCCCACCGTATATCTGCCGGTGGTTCAGGGTCATTGATGGGAAAGCCTGTCAACAAAGTGCTTGTCGACGAGTTGAAGATAGGTGGCGGCAGCTTCATTGCTTCTAAAGAGGTTCAGCCCAGTCCGGCTGTGGGTAAGAATCCGGCGACAGAGAATCCGACGACCCCAATGACATCAACATCCTCGGAACCTAAGAGTGTTTCTGATGAGAAAGGAGAGGTGATTGGGAGTTCCTCAAAGAATAATGTTGGAGTTGGGAGCCCATCCAAAAAGGGACCCAAAATGGACTCTCACGAGGACTCCAAGAGGCtgaaacg TATTCAAGCAAATCGGCTATCTGCGCAAAGATCGCGCATTAAAAAGATGCAATACATCTCCGAGCTCGAACAAAAGGTGGATGCATTGCAG GTGAGAATCGGACTTCTCTCTCCTCAAGTAGGTTACTTCGACAATCAACGGCTGGCATTGAATGTGGAGAACAATGCTATGAGGCGGAGAATAAGCTCTCTCATGCATGAGAAGGTGTTCAAGGATG CCCAATTCCATGTGCTGCAACGAGACGGAGAGAGGCTCAGAGAGCTCTATCTTCTCcaacagcaacagcaacaacaagagcagcaacaacaacaagagcAGGAGCAACAAGAAGAACCGATGATGGGATTCCCAGCAACAGAACAAACCCAAAGCTTTAATATGAGAACTGACCCCTTAAGCTTCATCTATGATTAG